The genome window TCGAATGAATCGTTTGCGTATCAGAAAAAGCTTTACGATAAAGTTTTAAATGACGCCGCCGCATTAAAAAATTGGGACATTTTAGGCGCGCATTTTTATGCGAGCGAAGCAAATACAGCCGATAATTTTTTTTCAGTATGCGTTAGCCGATAGCAAAAATGTAGAACGTTGGATGACGGAACATTATACCGAAAGTCAAGGCAGCGGAAATTATTGGCGAACGGTCATGGTCACAGGCGATCAAGCAAATCAATCGAAAAAAGATACGGTCCGCGCATTAGATGTGGGCTACGAAATTCATCGCGCTTTTACTGTGGGAAATTTCAGCCAATATACTTGGTGGTATATTCGCCGTTGCTACGGCTTAATCATGGAAACGGATTTTAGCAATAAGCTTTCGATTCCAACAAACGAAGTCGGAAAAATTTCGAAACGCGGTTATGTCCTTTCGCAATTTGCAAGATTTATTCGCCCGGGCGCTGTGCGCATTTCGGCAACGCAAAAGCCCGAGACAAATGTGTATGCGTCGGCGTATAAAAGCAAAGGCGGCGACTCGATCATCGTCGTTCTCATCAATCGCGATTACACGCAAAATAAAACGGTAACCGTGAATGTGCCGAATGTGAATGTGAGCAAATTCCGCGTTTACACGACGAACGAAACGAAAAATGTCCACGACGACGGTGATTTAGAAGTGATAAATGGAAGCGTTTCGGTCACGATGAATAAAGATTGCATCATGACTCTTGTCGGCGAAGTTTCTCAAGTCGTGATTCCGCAAGAACCTTTCGGCGGAATCGCAGCAAAAATCCCGGGAAAAATTGAAGCCGAAAATTATGATATAACAGGCTCGGGCAAAGGCAATGCATCGTATTACGATTCGGATAGCGAAAATAAAGGCGGCGCTTACCGCCAAGACGGCGTGGATATTGTCGCAATCGATGAATCGCTCAAAACGTATGCGTTAGGTTATACGGTTGCGGGCGAATGGCTTGAATACACGGTGAATGTACCGACTGCGGGAATTTATCAATTGACGCTGAATATCGCGAGCGGCTCGGAAACTTCGAGTTTGCAATTCTTGGTAAACGATCAAGCGATTACCGATACGATAAAAATTCCAAAGACGGATTCGACGTGGAATGTTTACCAAGAAATTGATGCGGGCAAAGTCAATCTCGCTGCGGGCGAACAAATTTTGAAAATGCAAATCACCGGAAGTTTTGTGAACGTTGATTGGTTTGAATTTTCATCGTCGAAAGCCGAGAAGGATTCGTCTGCAAAAGATTCGACGACGGCGATTTTCCGCCGTGGAAATGTCACGAAAACAGGAACGGTGCAGCTTATGAAATCGCAGAAATTTTACGATTTGAAAGGGCGCAGAAAAAGTAGCAAGTCAATTCGTTAAGAATTTAAAATGAAATTCGGCGGCAAAGCCGCCGAATGATTTCTCCCATTCAAATAAAAAGTCCCGCTTTGCGGGACTTTTTATGCTTAAGCAAAATTGAACTCTTCTGTAATATCTTCGTCTTTTTCGTTAAACATGTAGAACTGATTCGGGAACATCTTTTCGTCTTCGACGAGTTCCAGCTTCATTTCATGCTTGTATTCCAAATAGTGGAACATACGCGCCATGTTGTTGCAGAGAAGATCGACCATCGGAGTGCTCACGACCATTTTGACATTTTTCATGCGGCCTTTTGTGCGAGCACGAGAAAGCCAGCGGTCAATTGCCGAAAGGGTTGTTTCTAAGCGGAACACGTGACCGGTGCCGCGGCAAATCGGGCAGACTTCGGTTTTTTCGGTCATCAAGTTTGTGCGCACGCGTTTGCGGGTCACTTCCATGAGGCCGAATTGCGAAAGCGGAGTCGGCGTAATCGGCGCTTTGTCTTTGCGAATTGCCTTGCGGAATTCTTGGAAGAGAGCATCGCGGTTTTCTTGCAGTTCCATATCGATAAAATCGATGACAACAAGTCCGCCGATATCGCGCAAACGGAGCTGCTTTGCGATTTCGTAGCAAGCGTCCACATTCGTTTCAAAGATGATTTTTTCTTGGTCTTTGCCGTGAACTTTGGGTCCGGTGTTCACATCGATTGCGACGAGTGCTTCGGTCTGATCGATG of Hallerella porci contains these proteins:
- a CDS encoding carbohydrate-binding protein, yielding MRAKQIQPIIFFQYALADSKNVERWMTEHYTESQGSGNYWRTVMVTGDQANQSKKDTVRALDVGYEIHRAFTVGNFSQYTWWYIRRCYGLIMETDFSNKLSIPTNEVGKISKRGYVLSQFARFIRPGAVRISATQKPETNVYASAYKSKGGDSIIVVLINRDYTQNKTVTVNVPNVNVSKFRVYTTNETKNVHDDGDLEVINGSVSVTMNKDCIMTLVGEVSQVVIPQEPFGGIAAKIPGKIEAENYDITGSGKGNASYYDSDSENKGGAYRQDGVDIVAIDESLKTYALGYTVAGEWLEYTVNVPTAGIYQLTLNIASGSETSSLQFLVNDQAITDTIKIPKTDSTWNVYQEIDAGKVNLAAGEQILKMQITGSFVNVDWFEFSSSKAEKDSSAKDSTTAIFRRGNVTKTGTVQLMKSQKFYDLKGRRKSSKSIR